The segment CTTAGTGCAAGTCGTGCGGAGGTGTGGGACGTTTTGCCCGCCTCTATACGGGTTTCCAATTGCAGCCAATAGGCTTGCAGCACTTGGTCTGATAGCGAAGCGAACGGCATAGAACTGAGACACGCTTGAATACGTCTTTTCTCTGAGTCGATCCGCTTTGCTTGGTGATCCGGCTCTACCCCTTGCTCTTCATGCAACCATCGCATGGGAAGCCTCACACGCCGCAAGCCCTCCGCCCCGAAGTGATGAAGTAGCTCCGAATAGCTCGGTATCCGTGACCATGCCTGGTCGAGCTCAAGGAAGAACGAGAAGAAATGATTGATCTTGAGGGCAGCCTTATGCGGCCCAGTGATACGAATCAGCCATTCACCAAATTCCCCAAAGGCCTCACTTAACGCTTTGGTAGTGATACCGGCTTGGCCAATGGAGATCCGCTTGCGGCATGTTCGCGTCCAATAGCAGGGCTCACAGGCATCACCTCGACCCGCTGGCATGGGATTACCACACGATGGGCAGGCAATTTCCCCTTGCTCATTACAGGCTTTGCACAACGCATCCCCGTTGGGTGCCACCACCAATAAACGATGTCGACGACATGCAGAACAGGTACCGTGGTCTGCTGTCGAACAGCGTGGACATAAGCGATGATCATGCCCCATACGCGCCACTCGGGTAAGACGTTGAGATGCTTTCCCACACGCCTCGCAGGGCTCTGGTTCTTTGAAATAGGGAGCGCAGGCGATACAGACAGGGCCGTAGGGAGTGACCTTGCCGATGTTGTAGTCTGAACTGGCTTTTCCACATCGTGCACACGGTTTGTCAACGTTGCACTGACGACAGACGGCGTCTGGGTCATTCTTAGGCAGACGGGCTAACTCACCACATCGTGGGCACATCCGCCGCTTAAACACACGAGCATAGCAAGTTGAACAGTAGCCGTGCCCTTTATGGCGTCGCCACAATTTGGAGACTTCTCGGCCACACTCATCGCAGTCGACCGTTTGGTGTTGATTCAAGAGGTTGGCTCCGCTTTCATTCTGCGTTTTAAACGCGCCCATGAGGCTCTAACAGCGCGTTCCGACATGGGGCGACAAGCCGGGGGAACACGGCGGCGATGCGGCCCATGAGGGTGGTGAGATAACCGTAATAGCAGCGGCAACAACACAACGGGGGGTGACTTTCGGTGGTCATGAAGCGCGCTCGTTTTCACATTGAACGCGACCAACGCACTGAACGTTTCCTCAACGCCTATACTGAGCAAACGCTCCACCGACGCCAATAAAGCACTACGCTCGCTGACAGGCAACAGTTCAAACGCCAGCCCAGACAAAGGCATTCGACTATCCGTAACCGAAATGCCCAATGACAGAAGCGCATCGGCCAGGGGGGACGCAGGCCGCCGACTTGCACGCCGAACAACGCCAATAAAGAAGGCCACCATAGAAAACCAATCGGCGGGTGCGATAGGGGCCTCCCTAAACGTCACGTTGCTGCTTTTTAAAGCACGATCTGCCATCACTTGAACACTGAACGCTTCTGCTAAATGCAACGTGCATACCACCTTTCTAAAATCGTCATGGCACCGACTGCACTGAGCTAAATGTTGATCTTCCGCTGACAGGCGATGGGGCTCTATAGGGGCCTTGCATGCTGGGCATTCATCTATCAGCTGCACCCCATGAAAGCGGCACCCAGTGTGCCAAGCGAATCGCCAGTGTCGGCGCAAGTAAGGGGTTGAGTCCTCTGCCAAGCACAACGTGCATACCTGTTGTCCTCCATGGCGGGTTCGATTTCGGCTGCCGAGTGCCAACAACCAGGGCCAAGTCCGCGTTTCCGGTAATGAGTAACCGGCCACTTTCTCACAATCGTCACGCACCCCAGCTTTCTGAAACTCAGCGGACGATATCCCCGATGCATTGACTAATGGGCGCATTCTTACGAGGGGAATTTCCCTATCAATATCCCTTGTCCATATACGCCATGTTGGCCAGATAGCCCCGGTGAGCGACAAAGGATCACACCCCTGTCTCAACGCCGCCCGTACCAGCCATGAAGAAAGCGACTCTTCAGACAACAGAGGCACACTCAGCGCCCAGGGCATTACAGCATCACCTCCCTAATGCCACGGGTAGGTCGCACCCATGATTTACTCTGAATAATTTTCTCATCGATACGCTCAGCCCCGGACAAAATAGCGGCATTGGCACACTCAATCAGCAGCCGGTGCAGGTCGCCAAAATTGCCGCCAGAGATCGCGTGAAGCTGGGTCGCCAATTGTGGCTCATGCAGTTGGGAAGGATGTTTGAGCGGTAATATCTTCTCAAAGCCAGCGAGCAGCTTCTGAAACTCCTGATTGAGCTCCCACTTGGGTAACGCGACCACATCAAAGCGACTCGCATGCTGCGGGTCTGAATGCAGCACCCGCACGGCATCCTGCGTGCCCACGCCAACGATGGGAATCATTAA is part of the Halomonas sp. GT genome and harbors:
- a CDS encoding TniQ family protein codes for the protein MPWALSVPLLSEESLSSWLVRAALRQGCDPLSLTGAIWPTWRIWTRDIDREIPLVRMRPLVNASGISSAEFQKAGVRDDCEKVAGYSLPETRTWPWLLALGSRNRTRHGGQQVCTLCLAEDSTPYLRRHWRFAWHTGCRFHGVQLIDECPACKAPIEPHRLSAEDQHLAQCSRCHDDFRKVVCTLHLAEAFSVQVMADRALKSSNVTFREAPIAPADWFSMVAFFIGVVRRASRRPASPLADALLSLGISVTDSRMPLSGLAFELLPVSERSALLASVERLLSIGVEETFSALVAFNVKTSALHDHRKSPPVVLLPLLLRLSHHPHGPHRRRVPPACRPMSERAVRASWARLKRRMKAEPTS